The Sulfolobus islandicus Y.N.15.51 sequence TAGAGATGCTGAAGGCAATTTAGGGGCTAAGGCATTAGGCTCATGGTATATTTTAAGAAAGAAAGTCCAAGGTGCTTTGTGAGCTATTTCACATTATACAAAAATTTATAAATAATTATACCGAGTATTACCCATGGGAAAGAGTAAGTACAAGAGGGATTGGCACAAGTACGACGAGAACGTTATAACGAGATATACCCTAATGTTCCCCTTCTACGTCTTCGAACACTGGTTTACTAGCAGAGGAGAATAGGAATGCCAAGAAAACCTACAAGGCACCAAAGGAGTTCAACGAATTCCTAGCATTCCTCCACACCTTCCTACCTTATATAGAAGGAGTATTGAGAGCACTAGAAAGACTGAAAATCATCAAGCCTAGACTACTCAACAATATGGGAAAGAGTAAGAAACATGAACATAAAATTCCCAGAGGCAAATGACCAACTAGAAGCAGACGCAACGGGAATAAGCACAAACAAAGGAGGACAATACATTATCGCAAAATGGGGAAAAACCAAGGACTCAAAATTCCTCAAGATCGAAATAGTAATTGATAAGGACCAATTCAACGTAATAAACGCTGAAGTAACCAGCAACGAAGTTGAGACTGCAGTTAAGACAGTTAAGGATTTACAAGATAAGGGAAAGAAGTTTTATGGAGATAAAGCTTATGATGTCAATTTACAAGACTGGGGTTGAGGTTGTTGTCCCACCTAGGAAGAACGCTTCTACTAGGCGTGGCCATCCTGCTAGGCTGTAAGGGAGTTCAAGAAGTTGGGTTATAATCGTTGGAGGGAGGAGAAGGGTTATGGTGTTAGGTGGAGGATTGAGTCCTTATTCTCTGCTGTGAAGCGTACTTTTGGGGAATCTGTTAGGGCTACAAGGCACTACATGCTGACGCCTCTAACAAACCTATGGGGATAACGAGTCTAGCGCGTCTCCCACGTCGAAGTCCTTGACATTAACTTCCTTACCCCTAGGAATCCTAAAACTCTTCTTGACAACTCCCTTGTAAACACCGTCCTTTATAACATGATAACAAATGCTTGCAAGCTTTCCGGCAAGAGCACAAGTAGCTTGAGTAACACTCTTCCCCCTAGCAATAAGCCTCTCATAATACCCTTTAAAAGGCTCAAGACCCCTAGCAACCTTGGCAACCAAGTAGAGAGCTCTACGCAAATACTTATTACCCCTAATCATACCGGAGTGAGACTCGCTATCACCACTCTGCTTAGTTTTGGGTGCAAAGCTTGCATAAGCCCTAGCAGCCTTAGAACTGGAAAAACGGGAAACATCACCGAACTCAGCGTAAATAGTTGCAGCACTAATCAAACCAATCCCGGGGATCTTACTCAACTCAATTACTGGTTTTGGAATCTTGGAAATTATCATATCCTCAACCTCCTTAATCATTTTCTCCAAGTTTTTTAACAGTTCAACTAATTGTTTTAACGCTAGTTTTTCCGCGTCGTTTAAGTTTCTCCCTAGTTTTTCTTTTAGTTCCTCCTTCTCTTCCTTGCTTAGTCCCTCCCCCTTTACTAGCTTTTCAAGTAGTTTTCTTCCCTTCTTGTCGAATGGTTGTATTTTATATCCCGCGAATTCTAATATTTTCCTTATCTCGTTCTTTACTTGTGTTGTCTTCTCTACTAAGCTTTCCCTATATCTCGTTAGTTCTCTTAGCTCCATTATTTCTCCTGTTGGTATGTATGATCCCTTGATTACTCCGGTCATGTGTGCTACTAGTAACCTTTGTGCGTCGAGTTTGTCTGTCTTTTTCCCTAGTATTTCTGTTAGGTGTAGTGGGTTTATTACTGTTACCTTGTATCCTTTTTCCGTTAGTTTTTCGTGTAGGTAGAAGTAATATATTCCAGTTGCCTCTATTATTCCTTCCTTATATTCTCCTAGGAATTTAATTAGTTCCTCTATTCCCTCGTTGTCGTGGTTGAATTCCTTTACCTCCTTGACGTATACTGCTGATTTTTCTTGTTCTACTACTAGTTCTCCCTTTGCTGCTGTTAGTTTGCTTTGTGAAATATCAATTGCGAAGGCCTTGTTTGTAACTTTTAATTCCATGCTTGTGTATTACGCGTTTCTCGAGATATTTTTTGTTCTCATAATACCTTGTTTTCTTTGCATAGTGTTAAGTGTTTCAGCCCCTAGAGTATTTTGTTACAACCTCCTACTCGGGGTTTTTATCCCCTCTTGTTAGATCGTTCTAGGGGCTTCACAGCTAGCCTTGTAGATGGGGTTTTATCCCCATGTTTTCTATGAGCTTATGTTGTTTTTCTCCTTACTTGTTTATTTCCTTTTCTCTTGTAATACTTGGTTTTATTCGTTCTCTTGTTTTGCGTGGATTGCCCCGTAGGAGTTTTTTAGGACAAGTGGTTGAGGCTAAGCTCAAGTTCTGGGCTTATGCATGGATGGTCCACTTGGCTAATTCTTTAGTTGGTAGAGCTCCGGGTATTAGGGTGTGAGCTTGCGAATAACGTTGAAATAAATATTAATTACTGAAAAATTCTCAGTGCATCATATCATGCTTATGAAATAAATTGAAGAGATCAACAAAGCAGAATTATACATAAAATTTTTATTTAGCATTTGGAGAAGAGTTATGTGGTTTAGATTATGGAAGCCATTTATGTACTTGGAGTAAAAGGAGGTACAGGCAAAACAACTTTTTCTCTTTATTTTGCTAAACGCTTGTCTTTAATGGGTAAAAAAGTTATGTATATTGATCATGATTATTTTTCCTTTGGAAGTTTAATATTAGGACATAATGACCTTGGACTTCTGGAGGAGATCGAACGTAATTTGCCAATATTTTCAAGAAGTTTAAAAAACATTGATAATCTTTATGTCTTAAAACTTTTTTCAAATCCTTTAAACATAAACAAGAATTATTCTTTATTAAGCAATAAGATACCGCAAGTTTTAAATAGTATTCTTAAGAGAGAAGTGGATTACATTATTTTAGATTCTTCAGTGGGTATACTTCCAGATAATGATATTGTAATGGCATTACTAGAAGAGTTAGAGATAGAGAAAGAAGGAGTGTTCTTAAGTGATATGCTGTCTGTAAATTCCACTATAAAATACGCTAAATTATGGGAAAATAATATAAAATATAAGGTATTAGTTATAAATATGGTTCCACCAATACCAGAAAACCTATCTGAAGCTATAAAAATTGCAAATGAAGTCTATAATAATTATAACGAGCTATTTAATGCTGCTATAGTTGTTCAATTTGACGAGAAAATGTATAACTATAATCCAATAATTGCTGAGTATGAAAACGAGAAACTGAATAGTATATTATTATCTATACTTTATCGATATAATACTCTCAAATAAACATGATATTGTTAATATATGTAGTAAAAAAAGATAATTATTGCGTTTATAGTGAGTATTTTAAGAAAGGGTTGATAGAATGGAGCTAAAAGAAAGAAGTATTTAACTGTTATTTAAACCCTTAAGTCAAATTACGTTTTAAGAGTGTAATAATTAAAGCTAATTATCGATATTCAAGGAAGGTTTTACTGAAAGTTTAGAGAAAATATTGGGGATATTTTCTAATATAGATTTATAAGGTTGTTGTTCATAGTACAAATCAATGATTAGGATAAATGTGGTTGGATTTAAAGGTGGTTCTGGGAAATCTACTGTATCGTATTATTTAGCCAGACAGCTAAGTGAGTATTACAATGTAGTACTTGTAGATAAGACATATTCTGGAACTATAAGCCGGATATATAATATTAATAATAACATTTTTTCCTTTCTGAAAGGAAGGAACGAGTTATTTTATGTTAGTAAGAATAGCTTTTCAGTTATAAACATGTCCTTTTCAAGTGAAAATGATCTTAATAATTTTGATTTTAACACATTCAAATACTTGTATGGTAAATTAATAAAGGATAGTGATATAGTTATTGTAGATCATTCATCTATTCCTCATGACTTCGCAACCGAGATAGAGTTAAAGGCATTTATGGAAAATTTTAAAAACTTTGCATATAATACAGTATTAGTTCTTAGTGGAGATGAAATTCCGATAAAAAGATATTTAAACTATACAACGCTGCTAAATGATTTTGTAAAGAATTACGCTGAGAAAATCTTAGGTATTTCTTTACCAAGAGATGTTAAATTTCTAAAAATTGTAGCAGTAATTATAAATAAAATCCTCAAAGGTCAAGAAAGTAAGTTAGACGAATTTATAAGAGGAGACGAGATTCTGCAGAGATCTGCTAGATTTGTTATTCCCTTTTATCTTTCTCTAACGCAAAGGCATTTCAAAGATATTGAGCCCCCTAAAGAGATAATTGATATCGTTAGATATATATTAGATTTGTTGAGAGAGCCCACCTCGATTTTATGATACTTGCAACATTATTCTCCCATCCCTATTTTCGGTCATAATTTGTTTTACTGCCTCTATACCTTCATCTAATAATCTGTAAGTCTTGTGAACCTTTACCTTGCAATCTTTACATATATTTATCAATTCAGTTAGTTCCTTTCTAGATCCACCTGTGGTTCCAACTATCTTTATATGTTTTCCGTATAAGGAACTCAAATTTACCTTCACCTCACTTCCGGTTAACCCTCCAAAGAATGCTAATTGACCACTTAAACCTAGAACTTCTAAGCTTTTTTCCCATAACGAGGAGCCTAAGGAGTTCATTACTATATCAGCCATTTTCCCATTAGTTATTTCCTTAACCTTTTGTACTACATCATCATATCCTATTATATAATCTGCACCAAAGTCCTTTAGCCAGTTCTTTCTTGAAACCGCTATTACTGTTGCTCCGAATTTTTTTGCC is a genomic window containing:
- a CDS encoding IS110 family RNA-guided transposase, translating into MELKVTNKAFAIDISQSKLTAAKGELVVEQEKSAVYVKEVKEFNHDNEGIEELIKFLGEYKEGIIEATGIYYFYLHEKLTEKGYKVTVINPLHLTEILGKKTDKLDAQRLLVAHMTGVIKGSYIPTGEIMELRELTRYRESLVEKTTQVKNEIRKILEFAGYKIQPFDKKGRKLLEKLVKGEGLSKEEKEELKEKLGRNLNDAEKLALKQLVELLKNLEKMIKEVEDMIISKIPKPVIELSKIPGIGLISAATIYAEFGDVSRFSSSKAARAYASFAPKTKQSGDSESHSGMIRGNKYLRRALYLVAKVARGLEPFKGYYERLIARGKSVTQATCALAGKLASICYHVIKDGVYKGVVKKSFRIPRGKEVNVKDFDVGDALDSLSP
- a CDS encoding ParA family protein, encoding MEAIYVLGVKGGTGKTTFSLYFAKRLSLMGKKVMYIDHDYFSFGSLILGHNDLGLLEEIERNLPIFSRSLKNIDNLYVLKLFSNPLNINKNYSLLSNKIPQVLNSILKREVDYIILDSSVGILPDNDIVMALLEELEIEKEGVFLSDMLSVNSTIKYAKLWENNIKYKVLVINMVPPIPENLSEAIKIANEVYNNYNELFNAAIVVQFDEKMYNYNPIIAEYENEKLNSILLSILYRYNTLK
- a CDS encoding ParA family protein, producing the protein MIRINVVGFKGGSGKSTVSYYLARQLSEYYNVVLVDKTYSGTISRIYNINNNIFSFLKGRNELFYVSKNSFSVINMSFSSENDLNNFDFNTFKYLYGKLIKDSDIVIVDHSSIPHDFATEIELKAFMENFKNFAYNTVLVLSGDEIPIKRYLNYTTLLNDFVKNYAEKILGISLPRDVKFLKIVAVIINKILKGQESKLDEFIRGDEILQRSARFVIPFYLSLTQRHFKDIEPPKEIIDIVRYILDLLREPTSIL